The following DNA comes from Lates calcarifer isolate ASB-BC8 linkage group LG2, TLL_Latcal_v3, whole genome shotgun sequence.
aacaaacaaacaaaaaaaacagtgagactaagtgacagaaaacaaccaCAGGCAGTTAGTACCAAACAGAGCTAAAGCTAAAGGGAAGTGATTACAAGCTGATACAGGTTACTGCTGGAATATGAAAagttaaaatacaacaaagtaaGGCAGCAGAAGATAGGCGTTTAGACAGCAGGAAACAGGctgggagagaggaaagaaaaaaaaaaaacataataaatgcTGGAAAAATTTAACTGCAAAGTGGCTCCATCACTCATCCACTGTCTTACAGAGTTAACAACAAAGCagataaaaatgtataatagcttaaactgaatataaattCTTAGAAAACAACCTCATGATAACCCCAACACCCCTCTTCATTTTGTATTTGACAAATAATCACACTGAATCTCTCCCACACACTCAGAAAGAACCCACAGTCCACACAGTGCAGGTCTGACACCTTCTGACtgagaagtaaaaaaaaagaaaagaagaaaacacacaaacagtgccGTGCAGCATCTTGTCTTTGGTGCAAAATGTTACACGAGTTCCTTTAAAATCATTCACTACAATCTCTCTTGTTCTCTGACTGTAGATCAATTAAACACAGATGCAGACTCTCTTCTAATTGACACACACTGTGGACACTGGACACATGTAATATTGTGACTTCTAGTAAATTTGATCCCACACACTGTGCACATGACAAAATGAACCTGTTAGCCACGTTACACTGCATAATGTTCAAGTTGCACCTGTTCAACAGGTTTCACTTATTGATTGAAAAAACTTGCATAGCATAAAAGTGCGAAGTCAGAAGGTTGCTCcaaatctttttttatattaaaaatagcTCTTTGACTTTATTAAAAGAGACACTAGGGGGCACTCAATGCCCTAAATGCCTCAGTTATTACATAATCAACTGTAAATGTGAGCTCTTTACAAAAACATATCACTGCAGGACCACATGGCCAAAGCCCAAGTAAAATGTCATCAATTTTCACACATCACCTCAAAATTAAACACCTGTCACTGGTgctttgaaatgtgtgtatgtgcaatgACTAAACATATTTAGTcacataaagacacatttttcttaTTAATGGCTTCATTCATCTTCTTTGGgttttcagataaaaaaaacaaaaaaaacaaaacactcttACCTATTGTAAAAATATTAGTCTACACAATGTGAACCAATAAGTGCAAAAGAGGTTAAGTGCAATGTTACATGATGTCCGATGTCCACATGATTATAGTCTGCTCTCTGAATGAGTAGTCACTGTGACTGATCAGCCACAGAGTAGGGGCTGGGGTTCGGGGTGGGGGTTACTGTACTGCCTTAACACAAGGACAGAAAGCCGGATGCAAACACATATTTGGGACATAATCGATCCACAGTAGCACAGTAGCGCATGCCCTTATTCACAACAAGATTTAAAGTACAGTACAAGCGCCATTACAAGTTggtacaaaatgtaaaataaaacatatgtgATGAATATACATAGAagtatttttcaaaaacatgtcaaaaatgtgaagttCCTTTCTTAAAAGTGGATTTTGACACTGTCCCTGTGCTGTCAAAGTTCTGCCAGAGGAAATCACAGCTGACTCATCTGTGACAGAGGCGGGGGGGAGGGCATCCATCCAGATCGCACGGAAAAATATAGCATTTATGTAATACATCTTAGAAGTGTATTTCTTAATTAGAAATTCAAAAAAATCTATACTCTTTAGTAATATTTACTTATTAAAATCTCATCTTTGTAAACAGTTTGCCCTTTTTGTCTCTAGTTTGAAAACACATTCTAATCAGACTGAAATTGAGGCTTGtttatgtgtacatatatatttataaatctGTGGCAAAAATAATCTAATAGcatagaaatacatttaaattccTTTAGTCTTCATTTCTACCATGATTGTTTGAGAGCCTGAAGCAGCTGCCGCACAACTGGATTTTACTTCACCTGAAGAAAACTGGCTGCCAGATGTTTCATCTCTGAGCTCTCATTCACTCATATACTGGAGCTGTAAGAAAAGTGAATCGTGTGTAGGCATTTCTGCTGCTCTTCAGCACTGCAATGGGGTTGCTATGGTGTGTAACCATGGCGACGAGGTTGCCATGGCTTCAGGGGGGCTGTGAGCTGATGATGAGAGAAAACGAAGCGGGGAGGACTTTTTGGCTCCTCGCTGCATCACCTCATGTGTTTGTCCAGGTCTTTTTGGTTCGAGGGGGGAGACGCAGAGTCTCAGATGTGGACCTGCTTCTGATCCCAAAGCTGATCTTAAACTCTAAACCGCATCACTCCCCCTCCTAAATAGAAATACGAGCTCGAGTGTGTATGAGGGTAACTTTGCGTGAAGCAGGTGTAAACAGTGTTTGTTCACAAGTCTCCTCTTTTAAAAGTGTCCATGACTGTGTATGTGGTGTTAATGTCTTTCACATTTAATGAATCTTAGTGGCAGTGGATGCATGCACAGTGGCCCTACAAAGATTGTAAGCATGCATATTCAGATTTGTACACTCTATACACTGCAaatccatatgtgtgtgtgtgtgtgttttctttttaaacctGTGACACTCTTTACATTCAGAGTCTGTCACTGCGAAAGGTATCCTCCACAGACGGGTCCGGCAGCACCATGTCAGGATCACTGAGCATACTCAGACCATCCAGGCTGAGGGGCTCGATGCGCAGCTCATCCTCCAACGGGAAGCCTCCCTCTGAGTCAAAACATTCAGGCACTGTGGAGAGTGCACTGCTTATATCCTTTGACAGACTGGGGTGGGAGtcatctgagagagagagaaacagatgaatgtTTCTTCCAGTCTAGAACACACTTCCTCTTGCTGCAGTCAACACTCTCACTGCCCTCATCATTTGGCACTCTCCTCCCTGTATGACGGTGGTGTTCAAACTTTAGCCCTAATTAGACCTGAGTATCAGCACTTGTAGCCAGAAGAGAGCTGGAGCCTGaggcagcacagacacaacTCAACATCTTTATGAAGCTGTGTTCATTTTCCTGAGAAATATGAAcccactgaaaaaaacaaaacaaggtgCTCTGCAGACACTGCTTTGATTTGAGCCTCAGGAAAGAATCACTAACATGACAGCACACTCTTGCTCATATCTGCATTCAGTGAAACAGCACAGTGTGAACACGGAGTATTCAAAGAATAATTTGAATCTGCCTGGAGACAATGAATGATTTTACTGCAAAGAACTGCAAAACGCTTGGAGTGATTCCTCTGTAGAATCACACTGCGAATCTCTGTTTGAGGCCAGGCCGTTGGTGGTCAAAAGACACTGTACTACATCCAATCGTTATCGTTGTTTTCTACAGTCGcttattataattataaacTAAACAGTGAAACATATCTTTACTATAAAGCTTCTTTTATTACCTGAATCAAATCAATGCATGTAATGTGAACAGAGTAACTAATTAACTCTGAAGCTCTACTGAactttttttgcctctttcagCGCTGTTTTGGTTAAAACTCTCATCAACTctgatcagcagctgttttcatgaACAATAACGGAAACATCCAGTATACTTACCTTTTTCTGCTCAGCACTAAATGGCAAAAAAGGCAATAATATGTCAGTCCTGTATGTCTGGAAGCTTGTTTCGGGATTATTCTGCCCCTAGCGGCTAAAATTctattaatgcagctttaaaccacCAACTAATTTTTCCCATGAATTCCTCATGACCAGGATGCACCATAGAAACTCACCAGTCCCCTCACAGATCACCTGTTATCCTATATGAGAACAGCCAACTGGCCTGCCGGACTCACCGGTGAGTATGATGTTAGGGAGTCCTCCGCTGCAGTTGGAGTACAGCATGCTGGCCCTCATGTGCATCGGGTCCTGCAGGCTGCCATGGCTGCCACCCAGTCCTGAGAGAGCAGCCTGGGAGTAGTAGAGCgaggagccagaggaggaagGGTCGAAGCAAGAACCCCCCGCTGTGGAGCTCATTGCGTTTTCCAACAGACTGAACTGGTCCAACTAGATGGCAGATGGTGGAGAGAAAATGGCAAATCgagaggaaacacaaaggaTCAGTGAGCTGAACTGTTGTCGTATTTACCCTTGGAGCAGATTTTATGTGATGtggtttacagtgttttctcatGACGTTGGCAGTATTTGAAAAACCGTGACATTAACAATGATATTAAAATCCATTGATAAGATTTGGATGTATCCTGCTGACATACTAACCTTTCAGGGCACCTTCTCAGGGGATTCTTCTTTGAGTGATTGATTGCAGCTGTGATTTTCCAAATTACCAAtacatcacattttcacatctatATTGTCTGTATTTGTTGGCCTCCACAACTGTGCTAGAGAAAACATGCAtatactgtgtctgtgtgtgtgctgactggTACCTGATAGGGGAGGGTCTTGCTCTGACGATTGGAGTACTGGGGCTCCATGAAGGGGTCACTGAAGAGTGTTGCCATATTGTTGTGCTGTCAGGGAAGAACAAGGAATCACAAAACGTCCAAACGTCATCAACTTtgggaagagagaaaatggtcTGCAAGTTTCTGTGAGACTAACTATGATGTGTGATAAATAACTTTTTAATAATGGTTCATTGAGGTGGAGTACAGCAGGCTTTATGAGTAGTTAGTACTGTGACTACCTGGAGCTATAATCAAATAACATTATAACCATAAAGGGTCTCTTCATCTAGACTAAGTGCAATCATTTATCAatgtttccagcttctccaaAGTGAGGATTTACTGTTGAATATTACTCAATATGTTtagatatttacatttatagcTATAGACAACATTTGCAGAATAttttaatctgttgtttttttaatctgtctacAATTTTatctgcataaaaacaaactacaggGTAAATGTGATTGCTCAAATCAGTGTGGGTTAATAGAATTACAATGTTGAATCTAATCTCCCACACTAGTTTCTGCCCTGTAGGgggacaaaaacaacaaattagaAGCatggcatgcacacacactccctgacAAAGGCTGTCTTTATGGCACTCACTTGGCTCGTGTTGAAGTCCAGTGGGATGCTCTGAAGAGGGGAAACaggctgttgctgctgctgctgttgttgttgtgactgctgctgctgctgctgctgatgctgctggtgctgctgttgcCGTTGTCGGCCCTGGTCCACTGCATGCTGGGATTGCTGGTAGAGAGGGTAGGGTGGGGGTGGCTCCCTTGGCATGTTGCTGGTATCCAAAGCAACTCCCTACACAGGAGAGAGAGCCAGCAGGAGTCACTAAAGACTGACTACAAGTTTAATGACGTTTATTTATTGTGAATGTAGTGTCATTACTCAGCTACACTCTCCCCATCAAAAACAATCGCACCAGTGTTGTGCAGTGGCAGGAATTTTTACTTTTGGGTTGAATCTTAATTTGTATAATTTTAAATGTCCTCTTGTTACAGAAGTATTTTTGACAACAGAGGTCGTTTTTCTCCCATGTGAGCCAAACAGATCAACAAAAGCTCAACAAAACATGCCCCCAGATGTATTAACTTTGTTAATCTTCACAAACAGGATACACAAAACTACTTCTTATATTATATGTGTACAGATTTAAGTTTTTCTTGTGATTCCAGTGCACTACAAAATAATCAATCCCTGTTGTCCTCAGGGAGTTGTGAGACTTTtggtgtgtgtacctgtgtgatGGGGGACAGCGAAGGGGACATGGTGGGAGACAGCTGCTTGGCCAAACCCCTGCGCTGCTCAGCACCTGGAGACAGGGTGAGGGGGCTGATGGGAGCTGGTCGTCGCCGGGGGGAGTTGCTGGACATACGCAGGGACGAGTTGATGGACGGATTGCTGAGCGAAGACTGCAGCTGGCAGTTGTTGAGGGACGCCTGAATTGAGGGGTtgctcagagaggaggagagtccTGCAGGGACAATAAAGACAACAAGACATGGGCGTACTGATCAGAAAGATTCAAAAAGCATGAGAGCATAAatgtacattaaaatgaaactaaTAAGGCTGTGAATCCAGAGCAGATATGAACCCTTAGAAACCAAAGAGAACATGTGGAAGTTATGATGTAGTATGTACTTGATTTTCCAGCATGCTCTCCAGTCTTAAACCTAAAACACTAGACTTTATTGTGTGATTggggggagagaaagatggagagcagagtgagaggaaaatgagaggacagagggaaactgagggaaaaagaaaagagctgaTTGTAGCGAGCCAAAACAGGGTCAAAGTTCCTCCGTCACTTTGGTGCTCGGCCAAGCTGAACTGTGTTCGACATGGGAGCCCAACCACACATCCTACTCacaaaatacagagaggaaagacTGAGAGGGAGCAGCGGTGGGTGAGATCAGATCAGGCAGCGAAGTTCAGAGtgaggaaggagacagagagatcaTTCAATGAGCTACCCATAATGTATGGTCGGTTTGCGGGCAGAGGAAGAAACCTGGCACCTGCTCAAAACACTGGTTCCTGACTTTAAGCCACAGACTTTTTAGTCCTGACAGTGGGAAGGGAGACATTCTGAATGACTAAATCAATTCAGATACCCCAAATCCATCAAGAAGACAAATTCTTGTGACAATACCACAGCAGGGAAAAACATTCATCTAAAGCCATGTGTCTCACTAATGTCTAAAGTGCCACAACtcaatggagaaaaagaggaaaattacTAATTACTAAATTTCTAACTCAAAACAGACACTGCAGTAAGATGATACTGTTTGCTCTCGAATTTTGGCCAGTTTTctattttggggggggggggggggggatcacCTTTAATTTGATAAGAACTTgaatatattttacaaaacaaagatCAACAAAGCATGGGaattaaatgtgatttaaagtaTATTCCCTACTCTACTGTTTAGATGTTCATATCAGCTAATACCTAGATGTTATCTCACTGTCCTAATATGTCTTTATGGGTTAAACATATATTCTCCCAAAGAAATTTTAATACTTTCACATGAACAGAAGATGTCATTTGCATTTATGCCCACACAGTCTgcaccactgctgctgaggatggatatttatttttaatgtgtcaaCAGCTGAAAGAACAAATCTAATTCCTCCAGTCAAATTCCCTCCATATCCAGGGGTTTGGAGATATGGAGTGTTATGCCAAACTTCCTCTGATCTTTCTACATTTAGCTCTGATTACAACCAGACTGTTATCGTTCTGGATCTGTAAACTGTGACACAGTTTCAAAATGATTTATGACTTTGTTTCaggtttattttaaacataatttctcCTGCTGTTACGGTAACAGTCTCAATTGTAGCTGTAATCTAAACTTATCTTAACAAGAACAAAATGCAGCTACTGGATCAGAGGACAAACAGTAAGAACATCACACAATATTATTTTGTCTCCCGATTGAATTTTTACCTCCAATACTTATtaaaaggaacaaaacaaatcaaatcaaaaactgTGAGTCAACCGGGAAGGGGTGGCAAGTAGACATTACTTCATTTTAatggtcacaagccaaaaagaaaagcaaacacacaagtACAAAGCTTCACTGCACCCACCCTGTGAGTTGCCGATGCCTAAGTGCATCATGGCGGCTGGCAGGTTTCCGgtgctgctgccgccgctgaGGTTTGGATACCCTCCATTGTCCTCAGGGTCCAGCGGGGTAGAGAGTGGGGAGGGGAAGTGCAG
Coding sequences within:
- the crtc3 gene encoding CREB-regulated transcription coactivator 3 isoform X1; this encodes MSGSPGTGGSNPRKFSEKIALHNQKQAEETRAFEQLMTDLTVSRVQFQKIQQLRLSQPRVQYYGGSLPNVNQIGNTSAEFQGGFPSGLDSVRGTRHHGLVERVHRDRNRINSPHRRPIDKHGRQIDSSPYGTVYLSPPPDNNWRREQQPWTEEKRPGFRLISQLNRTNSDSALHTSAMNPNPQDPFGMNQQMGRGPPQRNGWHAASVNEAEVDGSGDVFSFPTLPNEESLIGVSKPLPKQLWEAKKVQSLASRPKSCEVPGINIFPSPEQNPGLSHYQGSLNTGGSLPDLSNLHFPSPLSTPLDPEDNGGYPNLSGGSSTGNLPAAMMHLGIGNSQGLSSSLSNPSIQASLNNCQLQSSLSNPSINSSLRMSSNSPRRRPAPISPLTLSPGAEQRRGLAKQLSPTMSPSLSPITQGVALDTSNMPREPPPPYPLYQQSQHAVDQGRQRQQQHQQHQQQQQQQSQQQQQQQQQPVSPLQSIPLDFNTSQHNNMATLFSDPFMEPQYSNRQSKTLPYQLDQFSLLENAMSSTAGGSCFDPSSSGSSLYYSQAALSGLGGSHGSLQDPMHMRASMLYSNCSGGLPNIILTDDSHPSLSKDISSALSTVPECFDSEGGFPLEDELRIEPLSLDGLSMLSDPDMVLPDPSVEDTFRSDRL
- the crtc3 gene encoding CREB-regulated transcription coactivator 3 isoform X3 — its product is MSGSPGTGGSNPRKFSEKIALHNQKQAEETRAFEQLMTDLTVSRVQFQKIQQLRLSQPRVQYYGGSLPNVNQIGNTSAEFQGGFPSGLDSVRGTRHHGLVERVHRDRNRINSPHRRPIDKHGRQIDSSPYGTVYLSPPPDNNWRRTNSDSALHTSAMNPNPQDPFGMNQQMGRGPPQRNGWHAASVNEAEVDGSGDVFSFPTLPNEESLIGVSKPLPKQLWEAKKVQSLASRPKSCEVPGINIFPSPEQNPGLSHYQGSLNTGGSLPDLSNLHFPSPLSTPLDPEDNGGYPNLSGGSSTGNLPAAMMHLGIGNSQGLSSSLSNPSIQASLNNCQLQSSLSNPSINSSLRMSSNSPRRRPAPISPLTLSPGAEQRRGLAKQLSPTMSPSLSPITQGVALDTSNMPREPPPPYPLYQQSQHAVDQGRQRQQQHQQHQQQQQQQSQQQQQQQQQPVSPLQSIPLDFNTSQHNNMATLFSDPFMEPQYSNRQSKTLPYQLDQFSLLENAMSSTAGGSCFDPSSSGSSLYYSQAALSGLGGSHGSLQDPMHMRASMLYSNCSGGLPNIILTDDSHPSLSKDISSALSTVPECFDSEGGFPLEDELRIEPLSLDGLSMLSDPDMVLPDPSVEDTFRSDRL
- the crtc3 gene encoding CREB-regulated transcription coactivator 3 isoform X2; its protein translation is MSGSPGTGGSNPRKFSEKIALHNQKQAEETRAFEQLMTDLTVSRVQFQKIQQLRLSQPRVQYYGGSLPNVNQIGNTSAEFQGGFPSGLDSVRGTRHHGLVERVHRDRNRINSPHRRPIDKHGRQIDSSPYGTVYLSPPPDNNWRREQQPWTEEKRPGFRLISQLNRTNSDSALHTSAMNPNPQDPFGMNQQMGRGPPQRNASVNEAEVDGSGDVFSFPTLPNEESLIGVSKPLPKQLWEAKKVQSLASRPKSCEVPGINIFPSPEQNPGLSHYQGSLNTGGSLPDLSNLHFPSPLSTPLDPEDNGGYPNLSGGSSTGNLPAAMMHLGIGNSQGLSSSLSNPSIQASLNNCQLQSSLSNPSINSSLRMSSNSPRRRPAPISPLTLSPGAEQRRGLAKQLSPTMSPSLSPITQGVALDTSNMPREPPPPYPLYQQSQHAVDQGRQRQQQHQQHQQQQQQQSQQQQQQQQQPVSPLQSIPLDFNTSQHNNMATLFSDPFMEPQYSNRQSKTLPYQLDQFSLLENAMSSTAGGSCFDPSSSGSSLYYSQAALSGLGGSHGSLQDPMHMRASMLYSNCSGGLPNIILTDDSHPSLSKDISSALSTVPECFDSEGGFPLEDELRIEPLSLDGLSMLSDPDMVLPDPSVEDTFRSDRL
- the crtc3 gene encoding CREB-regulated transcription coactivator 3 isoform X4, with protein sequence MSGSPGTGGSNPRKFSEKIALHNQKQAEETRAFEQLMTDLTVSRVQFQKIQQLRLSQPRVQYYGGSLPNVNQIGNTSAEFQGGFPSGLDSVRGTRHHGLVERVHRDRNRINSPHRRPIDKHGRQIDSSPYGTVYLSPPPDNNWRRTNSDSALHTSAMNPNPQDPFGMNQQMGRGPPQRNASVNEAEVDGSGDVFSFPTLPNEESLIGVSKPLPKQLWEAKKVQSLASRPKSCEVPGINIFPSPEQNPGLSHYQGSLNTGGSLPDLSNLHFPSPLSTPLDPEDNGGYPNLSGGSSTGNLPAAMMHLGIGNSQGLSSSLSNPSIQASLNNCQLQSSLSNPSINSSLRMSSNSPRRRPAPISPLTLSPGAEQRRGLAKQLSPTMSPSLSPITQGVALDTSNMPREPPPPYPLYQQSQHAVDQGRQRQQQHQQHQQQQQQQSQQQQQQQQQPVSPLQSIPLDFNTSQHNNMATLFSDPFMEPQYSNRQSKTLPYQLDQFSLLENAMSSTAGGSCFDPSSSGSSLYYSQAALSGLGGSHGSLQDPMHMRASMLYSNCSGGLPNIILTDDSHPSLSKDISSALSTVPECFDSEGGFPLEDELRIEPLSLDGLSMLSDPDMVLPDPSVEDTFRSDRL